The Ochrobactrum sp. BTU1 genome includes a region encoding these proteins:
- a CDS encoding response regulator — protein MKPASFLLVDDLEENLVALEALLRRDGLHLLKATSGDQALELLLEHEVALALVDVQMPGLDGFQLAELMRGNERTKHVPIIFVTAGAGGQRRFQGYEAGAVDFIQKPIEADILRSKASVFYDLYRQKQQLAAQRDELAAQTDALRQAAQQKDILLQETNHRIKNLFGLASGLISLSARSADNIDQLVADLRSRMQSLARAHELTLPVLGKDISVERETSVIKLIQAIVAPHQGNRQTPIEISGIDVPIAGNGLTSFALLLHELTTNSAKYGALSSPDGQLTIDISVSNDELHLHWKEVADVVIQQPPERKGFGATLEKATVQGLNGTISRDWRPEGLSLSLNVPTNRLLATNHQLQANQQ, from the coding sequence CTGCTTAAGGCGACGTCAGGAGATCAGGCTCTAGAACTGCTTTTGGAGCATGAGGTGGCACTCGCACTAGTCGATGTTCAGATGCCTGGACTTGACGGTTTCCAACTCGCAGAGTTGATGCGGGGCAACGAGCGCACCAAACACGTTCCAATTATTTTTGTTACAGCAGGTGCAGGTGGCCAGCGACGTTTCCAAGGCTATGAAGCCGGCGCTGTTGATTTTATTCAAAAGCCAATCGAAGCGGATATCCTTCGAAGCAAAGCGAGCGTCTTTTATGACCTCTATCGTCAAAAGCAGCAACTCGCAGCGCAACGCGATGAACTTGCCGCGCAAACTGATGCACTAAGGCAGGCTGCTCAGCAAAAAGATATTCTCCTTCAGGAAACTAATCACCGGATCAAGAATCTATTTGGCCTCGCGTCCGGCCTCATTTCTCTGAGCGCTCGCTCAGCAGATAATATCGATCAGCTTGTAGCTGATCTTCGATCACGTATGCAGTCGCTAGCGCGGGCTCATGAACTCACACTTCCAGTGCTCGGAAAGGATATTTCAGTTGAGCGCGAAACTTCTGTTATCAAACTGATCCAAGCAATTGTTGCGCCCCATCAAGGCAACCGCCAAACGCCAATCGAGATTTCAGGTATCGACGTTCCTATCGCAGGAAATGGCTTAACTTCTTTCGCGCTTCTGTTGCATGAACTGACAACAAACTCCGCCAAATACGGCGCTTTATCGTCACCTGATGGCCAACTTACCATTGATATTTCAGTTTCTAACGACGAACTACATCTGCATTGGAAGGAAGTTGCAGATGTAGTGATCCAGCAGCCTCCCGAGCGAAAAGGTTTCGGCGCGACGCTCGAGAAAGCAACAGTACAGGGCTTGAATGGAACGATTTCCCGCGACTGGCGGCCTGAAGGCTTATCTCTGTCACTGAACGTACCGACGAACCGGCTTTTAGCTACAAATCACCAACTGCAAGCGAACCAGCAATGA
- a CDS encoding trypsin-like peptidase domain-containing protein, with amino-acid sequence MKSKKNVKRSFSRATPLTDPVRFMKRVAGGPDAPFIPWVVKIKCVVTRDDHGNPTLFRAGTGILLSDMWVLTTRHGLNNAQGEIISLDDVLVIATNSASIPGSPPPYRQGLQVVEAQYPETGDLIALRLARPYRLDDYAPIDMELVDDGSIINRRVSMYGYGRGNSLRLGTAWGIVAREIPDEHYPPSRQFDFLFEHEEGSGYGQGGDSGGPVLTGYLNARGTSPYELVVGLYASTDTLVPPTFGGFVLLSDYRDFVQRFTMPSVEAGPSSSINAISVGWRSVNNCSDFVRLEHLEVLDESKSHEKEASTQASPVGCNLIEAYRVFYKRAIDGDSWDNALSKQFDNLQQNETETITLPDNSICDEREIWAVTVLPVARGSDTGANPNGSGANGKPLAGSDSNFYAQTSCRLSLPLITSIEANTAYPEAINITWKNSASPFAGTVVGYTLFYLAADAVPDKWEGCESMSTFASGYETTTLLLLVEKRKNYVFLVLPITAGGGVGMQSNGYPHPGVFKDDQVVCFGPPGIRFQEPRSGDVLVVEVGSYGSFIMAAVNFSDYAKFEWFRSEEQNGEYSKIDERSSTSGGDTPFLIFGTASHPAVELDSGWYKLIITNAFGAAETAPVQVSVR; translated from the coding sequence ATGAAGTCTAAAAAAAATGTTAAAAGGTCATTCAGCCGTGCCACGCCGCTTACCGATCCTGTTCGCTTTATGAAGCGCGTCGCGGGTGGTCCTGACGCGCCATTCATTCCCTGGGTCGTAAAGATCAAGTGTGTTGTCACTCGTGATGACCATGGTAACCCCACTCTGTTCAGAGCTGGTACGGGAATTCTGCTATCGGATATGTGGGTTCTTACCACACGACATGGGCTTAACAACGCTCAAGGTGAGATTATAAGCTTAGACGACGTTTTAGTCATCGCTACAAACTCTGCTTCAATTCCTGGCTCACCGCCGCCTTACCGACAGGGGCTACAAGTTGTTGAAGCGCAATACCCTGAGACAGGCGATCTGATTGCGCTTCGGTTAGCTCGACCATATCGACTAGATGACTATGCACCGATCGATATGGAGTTAGTGGACGATGGTAGCATCATCAACCGACGCGTTAGCATGTATGGTTATGGAAGAGGCAACAGTTTGCGGCTTGGCACAGCCTGGGGAATTGTCGCAAGAGAAATACCCGATGAACATTATCCGCCTTCAAGACAATTCGATTTCCTTTTTGAACATGAGGAAGGTAGCGGCTATGGACAAGGAGGTGATTCCGGCGGCCCCGTCTTGACGGGTTATCTCAACGCCAGAGGAACATCCCCCTATGAGTTGGTGGTGGGTCTCTACGCAAGCACAGATACGCTTGTTCCTCCAACATTTGGTGGGTTTGTTCTTCTTTCAGACTACCGTGACTTCGTACAGCGCTTTACCATGCCCTCTGTGGAAGCTGGACCGTCCTCAAGTATTAACGCGATAAGCGTGGGATGGCGGAGTGTTAATAATTGTAGTGATTTCGTGCGTCTCGAACATTTGGAAGTCCTGGATGAAAGCAAATCACACGAGAAAGAAGCTTCGACGCAAGCTTCCCCCGTGGGATGCAATCTCATTGAAGCGTACCGAGTTTTTTACAAGAGAGCTATTGATGGGGATTCATGGGATAACGCGCTTTCAAAGCAATTCGACAATTTACAGCAGAACGAAACAGAGACCATAACCTTGCCCGACAATAGTATATGTGACGAACGGGAGATTTGGGCGGTGACGGTCCTTCCGGTAGCGAGAGGTTCGGATACTGGGGCCAATCCTAACGGATCTGGAGCCAACGGTAAGCCGTTAGCCGGTAGTGACAGCAATTTCTACGCTCAGACTTCATGCCGTTTGTCACTTCCTTTGATCACCTCAATCGAGGCAAACACGGCCTATCCAGAAGCCATCAATATCACCTGGAAGAATTCGGCCTCTCCGTTCGCGGGTACCGTCGTAGGCTATACGTTGTTCTATCTTGCTGCTGATGCTGTGCCTGACAAATGGGAGGGGTGCGAAAGCATGTCTACGTTTGCAAGTGGCTATGAGACAACGACGCTACTGTTATTAGTGGAGAAAAGGAAGAACTATGTTTTCTTAGTTCTGCCAATTACTGCGGGCGGCGGTGTCGGCATGCAAAGCAATGGCTATCCCCATCCAGGCGTGTTTAAGGATGACCAAGTGGTATGTTTTGGCCCACCAGGAATCCGGTTCCAGGAACCACGCTCTGGTGATGTTCTAGTTGTCGAAGTGGGCAGTTACGGATCCTTCATTATGGCAGCCGTTAATTTCTCCGATTATGCCAAGTTCGAATGGTTTCGGTCAGAAGAGCAGAACGGGGAATATTCCAAGATTGATGAGCGGAGTTCAACGAGCGGAGGGGATACACCTTTCCTCATCTTTGGCACAGCAAGCCATCCGGCAGTTGAACTGGACAGCGGCTGGTATAAACTCATCATCACAAACGCGTTCGGTGCCGCAGAAACCGCGCCCGTTCAAGTATCAGTACGATAA
- a CDS encoding FCD domain-containing protein: protein MRIALKLLHDLLLDKDGGLGRDLERRTIRDVIADKIAALIASGLLQIGDELPGERELATALSVSRQTIRGAIQVLSTRGILEVAQGARTRIASVDLSATSIGITSRLNVDLYDVHAVHAARMLIEQHIVGEAALRISQTALERLRLSIKAQIECLNDPVRFLICDREFHVTIYRECGNPLLADIVTDLYTYMMDHRRHAVAQPGALEGSYSDHLQIINALERHDQAAAMAAFAVHEERIYASTQKSMITTSKNRQSANR, encoded by the coding sequence ATGAGGATTGCCTTGAAACTACTACACGACCTCTTGCTCGACAAAGATGGCGGTCTGGGGCGCGACTTGGAGCGTCGGACGATACGCGATGTAATCGCCGATAAAATTGCGGCGCTGATTGCCTCGGGGCTTCTTCAGATTGGTGATGAACTCCCCGGGGAACGCGAATTGGCCACCGCGCTTTCTGTCAGCCGTCAGACAATACGTGGCGCAATTCAAGTTTTGTCCACCCGCGGAATATTGGAAGTGGCGCAAGGCGCGCGAACGCGTATTGCCAGCGTTGACCTCTCGGCGACGTCAATCGGGATTACGTCTCGACTAAACGTGGACCTCTATGATGTTCACGCCGTGCATGCTGCGCGAATGCTCATTGAACAACACATCGTCGGCGAGGCTGCTTTACGCATAAGTCAAACTGCACTTGAAAGATTGCGCCTTTCCATTAAAGCGCAAATTGAGTGTCTGAATGATCCGGTACGATTTCTCATTTGCGATCGAGAATTTCACGTCACGATCTATCGCGAGTGCGGAAACCCATTGCTCGCTGATATCGTTACGGATCTTTACACCTACATGATGGATCATCGACGTCACGCGGTGGCTCAGCCTGGCGCGTTGGAAGGGAGTTACTCGGACCACTTGCAGATCATCAACGCGTTGGAGCGACATGACCAGGCCGCTGCCATGGCGGCTTTCGCAGTGCACGAGGAACGGATCTACGCCTCAACGCAGAAGTCAATGATAACCACTAGTAAAAATCGCCAATCCGCCAACCGGTGA
- a CDS encoding SDR family oxidoreductase, with product MHVMIIGAAGMVGRKLANEIAAAPESMGGSGAQSLTLVDVIAPEAPRGFSGRVEAISADISDPNVFPSLIASRPDIIFHLAAIVSGEAELDFEKGYAINLDATRYLLEAIRTQGEAAPYKPRVVFTSSIAVFGAPFPERIDDEFFLTPRTSYGTQKAIGELLLADYTRRGFLDGIGIRLPTVCIRPGLPNKAASGFFSNILREPLVGKEAILPVDDTVRHWHVSPRRAVGFLIHAATLDLQLLGHRCILNMPGLSATVGEQIEALRRAAGDKVVALIRRERDPLIAKIVDSWPQDFDARRAQELGFVADTSFDEIIRIHMNDELGQG from the coding sequence ATGCATGTAATGATCATCGGCGCAGCCGGGATGGTGGGACGAAAGTTAGCAAACGAAATCGCAGCTGCACCAGAGTCAATGGGAGGATCCGGGGCTCAGTCTTTGACATTGGTGGATGTTATAGCTCCCGAGGCACCTCGTGGTTTTAGCGGGCGGGTTGAAGCCATATCCGCTGACATCTCCGATCCGAACGTTTTTCCTTCACTCATTGCCAGCCGACCCGATATAATCTTCCATTTGGCGGCAATCGTGTCCGGCGAGGCGGAACTTGATTTTGAAAAAGGCTACGCAATCAATCTTGACGCCACACGCTATCTATTGGAGGCCATACGTACTCAGGGCGAAGCCGCGCCATATAAACCACGTGTAGTTTTCACTTCTTCGATCGCTGTCTTCGGCGCACCTTTTCCCGAGCGCATCGATGATGAGTTCTTTTTAACTCCACGCACAAGCTACGGGACACAAAAAGCGATCGGTGAGCTCTTGCTTGCTGATTATACCCGCCGGGGCTTTCTTGATGGCATCGGCATTCGTTTACCAACCGTTTGCATTAGACCGGGATTACCCAATAAGGCTGCCTCAGGCTTTTTCTCCAATATTCTCAGGGAGCCTCTCGTTGGAAAAGAAGCTATTCTACCTGTAGATGATACCGTCAGGCACTGGCATGTCAGTCCGCGCCGGGCCGTCGGCTTTTTGATACATGCAGCAACCCTCGATCTTCAACTGCTAGGACACCGCTGCATTCTCAACATGCCTGGGTTATCCGCGACTGTTGGTGAACAGATTGAAGCCTTGCGCCGAGCGGCTGGAGATAAGGTCGTTGCCTTGATTAGACGCGAACGCGACCCGTTAATCGCAAAGATAGTGGACAGTTGGCCGCAGGATTTCGATGCCCGACGCGCTCAGGAATTGGGATTTGTCGCCGACACATCATTTGATGAAATCATCAGAATTCATATGAATGATGAACTGGGACAAGGATGA
- a CDS encoding NAD(P)-dependent oxidoreductase, translating into MTHQQSITVIGLGSMGWGAATRLLSAGFHVKGVDLRKDTLDRFAAQGGEAYATAADAGTSDLVFVFVVNSDQAKDVLFGPNGALTTAARGTVFLLCVTMAPSVCVELASRLQNAGMLVLDAPVSGGQQKALSGEITVMASGPEQAFEKASDALGSIAAKVFRLGDEAGMGSKVKMINQLLAGVHIAATAEALTLAAKVGLDLETVFDVIKVSAGTSWMFENRGPHIVEGDYTPRSAVNIFVKDMGIVTSEANKCGAKTPLSQAALALFDQTAQAGYGLEDDAAVAKSLALDSGVILPGMGD; encoded by the coding sequence GTGACTCACCAACAGAGCATTACTGTTATCGGTTTAGGTTCCATGGGTTGGGGAGCAGCAACTCGTCTTCTGAGCGCTGGGTTCCATGTGAAGGGTGTCGACCTTCGCAAGGACACGCTCGATCGCTTCGCTGCGCAAGGGGGCGAAGCTTACGCGACGGCAGCTGATGCTGGAACAAGCGACCTTGTGTTCGTTTTTGTCGTTAATTCGGATCAGGCAAAAGACGTGCTGTTTGGACCGAACGGAGCCTTGACAACTGCCGCACGGGGAACTGTGTTTCTCTTGTGCGTTACCATGGCACCAAGCGTATGTGTGGAATTAGCGTCGCGGCTCCAAAATGCAGGCATGCTTGTGCTAGATGCGCCGGTGTCAGGCGGGCAACAAAAAGCGCTAAGCGGCGAGATCACGGTGATGGCATCGGGTCCAGAACAAGCGTTTGAAAAAGCCAGCGATGCTTTAGGTTCGATCGCCGCAAAGGTATTTCGTCTTGGAGATGAAGCTGGAATGGGTTCGAAGGTGAAAATGATCAACCAGTTGCTGGCGGGCGTTCACATAGCAGCGACGGCCGAAGCGTTGACATTGGCGGCAAAGGTTGGTCTCGACCTGGAAACGGTCTTTGATGTTATTAAAGTGTCTGCAGGCACATCGTGGATGTTCGAAAATCGCGGACCCCATATAGTGGAGGGAGATTATACGCCGCGATCAGCTGTTAACATCTTTGTAAAAGACATGGGCATCGTGACGTCCGAGGCAAACAAATGTGGAGCCAAAACACCACTTAGCCAAGCAGCCTTGGCACTGTTTGATCAAACTGCGCAGGCGGGCTACGGATTGGAGGATGATGCTGCGGTGGCAAAAAGCCTTGCTCTGGACAGCGGGGTAATTTTACCGGGCATGGGAGACTGA
- a CDS encoding four-carbon acid sugar kinase family protein, whose translation MAIVLGAIADDFTGATDLAGLLARSGYPVSLRLGLPDPAEPVQQAASIEIIALKCRTIPKHQAIDQVLTAFAWFKARDIEQLYWKYCSTFDSTETGNIGPVAEALMNALPTKQTIYCPAFPENNRNVFMGHLFVGENLLHESPMRDHPLTPMRDSNLQRLLSPQVKGRVGLIDRNVVAKGSRAIRSRLRELANDEVAHVIIDAINETDLEAIAEASQNLALITGGSALARPIPALFAARGLLDKRREDPVTRNVGEGQIVLSGSCSAMTLAQVEEYRKHAASYQIDAVALAESGTAAVIDWISSLPAGTPKIVYATTDPSSLQAVQSKLGAQRAGAIVEEALAEIAIAAFSHGIRRFVVAGGETSGAVAQALGVSRLVVGAEIAPGVPWTYASIHGTDVAFGLKSGNFGTPSFFSVALNMLEAA comes from the coding sequence ATGGCTATTGTTCTGGGAGCTATCGCTGATGATTTTACGGGTGCAACGGATTTAGCAGGTCTACTGGCCCGTAGTGGTTATCCCGTGTCGCTTCGGCTCGGATTACCGGATCCGGCAGAGCCTGTTCAACAGGCCGCATCAATCGAGATCATTGCTCTTAAATGTCGAACAATCCCAAAACATCAAGCGATTGATCAGGTGCTAACCGCGTTTGCATGGTTTAAGGCACGCGATATTGAGCAACTTTACTGGAAATATTGTTCGACATTCGACAGCACCGAAACGGGCAATATTGGTCCTGTCGCTGAAGCGTTGATGAATGCCCTACCAACAAAGCAAACAATCTATTGTCCAGCCTTTCCGGAGAATAATCGCAATGTCTTCATGGGTCACTTGTTCGTCGGCGAAAACCTGCTCCACGAAAGCCCGATGAGAGATCACCCGCTCACACCGATGCGAGACTCAAACCTTCAACGGTTACTTTCGCCTCAAGTGAAGGGAAGGGTGGGTCTGATAGACCGAAACGTCGTTGCAAAGGGTTCAAGGGCAATACGATCGCGGCTCAGAGAACTCGCCAACGACGAGGTGGCTCACGTAATCATAGACGCGATCAATGAAACTGACCTTGAAGCTATCGCAGAAGCTTCGCAAAATCTTGCATTGATTACCGGCGGCAGCGCTCTGGCGCGGCCAATTCCAGCTCTCTTCGCGGCGCGTGGTCTACTGGATAAGAGACGTGAAGATCCGGTCACTCGTAACGTCGGCGAGGGCCAGATCGTACTTTCTGGCAGCTGTTCTGCTATGACACTTGCCCAAGTCGAGGAATATAGAAAACACGCAGCCAGTTATCAGATCGATGCTGTGGCACTAGCCGAAAGTGGCACGGCAGCAGTCATTGACTGGATAAGTTCACTTCCTGCAGGCACCCCTAAAATCGTCTATGCAACCACTGATCCATCATCGCTGCAAGCGGTACAATCAAAACTTGGCGCACAACGCGCTGGCGCGATTGTCGAGGAAGCGCTTGCAGAGATCGCAATCGCAGCATTCAGTCACGGCATTCGCCGCTTTGTGGTCGCTGGAGGAGAGACATCTGGTGCAGTGGCGCAAGCATTGGGCGTTTCCAGACTCGTCGTTGGAGCGGAGATCGCACCGGGCGTACCTTGGACATACGCCAGCATCCATGGAACCGACGTTGCCTTTGGTTTAAAATCGGGAAACTTTGGAACGCCATCTTTCTTCAGTGTTGCTTTAAACATGCTGGAGGCCGCATGA
- a CDS encoding aldolase yields the protein MSEEANLREEICHLAKSMFDRGLTGGSSGNISARLSDGRLLVTPTGSSFGRLDPHRLSLFSNEGALISGDPPTKEIPLHSAFYETRGARAGAIVHLHSCHSVALSMLPEIDPENMLPPLTAYSIMKLGKVKLLPYFIPGDPAMGDAIRGLAGKRSAVVLANHGPVVAAKDLEAAVYAIEELEETAKLTLLTRGMRPKILNDGQIRQIVETFNVDWD from the coding sequence ATGAGCGAAGAAGCCAATCTACGCGAAGAAATCTGCCATTTGGCTAAGTCCATGTTTGACCGTGGTTTGACTGGCGGTTCGTCCGGTAACATATCGGCGCGCCTTTCAGACGGACGATTGCTCGTAACTCCCACGGGAAGCAGCTTTGGACGACTTGATCCACACAGATTGTCCTTGTTTAGTAACGAGGGCGCGTTGATTTCCGGAGATCCACCGACAAAGGAAATTCCGCTCCATTCCGCTTTCTATGAAACCCGTGGCGCGCGTGCTGGAGCAATTGTTCATTTGCATTCCTGTCACTCTGTTGCGCTTTCAATGCTCCCGGAAATTGATCCGGAGAACATGCTGCCACCGTTGACTGCTTATTCGATTATGAAACTGGGAAAGGTCAAACTGCTTCCGTACTTTATTCCCGGTGATCCGGCCATGGGCGATGCAATTCGCGGGCTGGCTGGAAAAAGAAGTGCTGTTGTACTGGCAAATCATGGTCCTGTTGTCGCAGCCAAGGACCTCGAGGCAGCTGTCTATGCGATCGAAGAACTCGAAGAAACCGCCAAGCTTACGCTATTAACGCGCGGCATGAGGCCGAAAATACTTAACGATGGCCAAATCCGACAGATCGTTGAAACATTCAATGTTGACTGGGACTGA
- a CDS encoding TIM barrel protein — translation MTRFSANLGFLFKELPLPDAIRAVKLAGFDAVECHWPYSYDPRDIAAALKATGMPMIGLNTRLGDLTKGENGLSALPGRETEARAAIDEAIDYAIALECPNIHVMAGRASGEVAQRTFQDSLSYACQRSSVFGINILIEPLNERDAPGYFLKTSSQALSIIQTLNHKNLKLMFDCYHIQIMEGDISKKIEALMPFIGHVQIVSVPERAEPDQGELNYQVILSNLKALGYSNPVGAEYRPSSDLENGFRWLKLFT, via the coding sequence ATGACGCGATTTTCTGCCAATCTTGGATTTCTTTTTAAGGAGTTACCACTCCCTGATGCCATCAGGGCAGTAAAGCTGGCAGGATTTGATGCCGTAGAATGCCATTGGCCTTATTCCTATGATCCCAGGGACATAGCGGCAGCCCTTAAAGCAACCGGCATGCCAATGATTGGACTGAATACGCGTCTGGGCGATTTGACGAAGGGCGAAAACGGGCTCAGCGCATTACCCGGTCGAGAAACTGAAGCGCGAGCAGCAATCGATGAGGCTATTGATTACGCTATTGCGCTGGAATGTCCCAATATACACGTGATGGCAGGTCGGGCGTCTGGAGAAGTAGCGCAAAGGACATTCCAAGACAGTCTGTCCTATGCATGCCAACGTTCTTCAGTTTTTGGCATCAACATTCTCATCGAACCGTTAAACGAACGTGATGCACCAGGATATTTCCTAAAAACCTCGAGTCAGGCCTTATCAATTATCCAAACCCTAAATCACAAGAATCTGAAATTGATGTTCGACTGTTATCATATTCAGATCATGGAAGGCGATATCAGCAAAAAAATTGAGGCGCTCATGCCATTCATTGGCCACGTACAGATCGTCTCAGTCCCCGAGCGAGCAGAACCAGATCAGGGTGAACTTAATTACCAAGTTATCCTGAGCAATCTGAAAGCTCTTGGTTATTCTAATCCAGTGGGCGCCGAGTATCGCCCCTCGTCAGATTTAGAAAATGGGTTCAGGTGGTTGAAACTATTCACTTGA
- a CDS encoding SDR family oxidoreductase, with protein sequence MSDLQILKSRSIALVTGGGTGVGRAISKALGSAGYHVIVAGRRAEVIEQTVFELATETGGNFDAYATDVGNPVSVKSLFDYIEHKYGRLDLLINNAGTSVPGVPLEDVSFEDWSGIVGANLTGAFLCTQHAFRIMKSQKPRGGRIINNGSISATTPRPNSAPYTATKHAITGLTKSSALDGRPFDIACGQIDIGNAASEMTQKIATGVIQANGTIAAEPTIDPLHVANAVVYMASLPLDANVLTMTVMATKMPLVGRG encoded by the coding sequence ATGAGTGATCTGCAAATCTTAAAATCGAGATCCATTGCACTCGTGACAGGTGGCGGCACAGGTGTCGGTCGTGCGATTTCGAAAGCTCTCGGGAGTGCAGGCTACCACGTTATTGTTGCGGGCCGGCGTGCAGAAGTCATAGAACAGACAGTGTTTGAATTGGCAACCGAAACTGGCGGTAACTTCGATGCTTATGCAACCGATGTAGGTAACCCGGTTTCCGTAAAGTCACTGTTCGATTACATTGAGCACAAGTATGGACGTCTCGATCTACTCATTAACAATGCGGGTACTTCAGTCCCGGGTGTGCCCCTTGAAGATGTAAGTTTCGAAGATTGGAGTGGCATAGTAGGTGCAAATCTCACGGGCGCATTCCTTTGTACTCAACACGCTTTTCGCATCATGAAGTCACAAAAGCCTCGCGGTGGCCGCATCATTAACAATGGTTCGATTTCGGCGACCACACCGCGTCCAAACTCCGCGCCATATACTGCAACGAAGCATGCCATCACCGGGCTTACGAAGTCTTCCGCGCTTGACGGACGTCCGTTTGATATAGCTTGTGGCCAAATCGACATTGGCAATGCAGCCAGTGAAATGACGCAAAAAATCGCTACAGGCGTCATTCAGGCCAATGGAACTATTGCAGCCGAACCAACGATTGATCCTCTTCATGTCGCAAACGCGGTCGTTTACATGGCCAGTCTGCCACTCGACGCAAATGTGTTGACGATGACCGTAATGGCCACCAAAATGCCTCTCGTCGGGCGGGGTTGA
- the ugpC gene encoding sn-glycerol-3-phosphate ABC transporter ATP-binding protein UgpC, whose amino-acid sequence MAAVQFAEVKKSFGTFPVIKGVNIDIEDGEFVILVGPSGCGKSTLLRMLAGLENISDGEIRIGGRAVNNLPPKERDIAMVFQNYALYPHMTVAKNMAFSLMLKSAPQAEVDERVKYAAGILGLSNLLDRYPRQLSGGQRQRVAMGRAIVRDPQVFLFDEPLSNLDAKLRVAMRAEIKELHHRLKTTTVYVTHDQIEAMTMADKIVVMHDGLVEQIGSPLELYDHPNNLFVAGFIGSPAMNMIRGTIEIDHPSVFVAEDGMRLPLSQSYPGAAGRQLIYGLRPEYIHLDARGFEATVVVIEPTGYETQLVVSFGGTENTCIFRERVNVRPGEKISISIDPTNTHLFDQNDGTRLTS is encoded by the coding sequence ATGGCAGCTGTACAATTTGCTGAGGTGAAGAAGTCTTTCGGAACCTTTCCTGTCATCAAAGGCGTGAATATCGATATTGAAGATGGCGAATTTGTTATTCTTGTCGGGCCATCCGGCTGTGGAAAATCGACTCTTCTGCGCATGCTCGCCGGCCTTGAAAATATCTCTGATGGAGAAATACGCATAGGGGGTAGGGCAGTAAACAATCTGCCCCCCAAGGAGCGCGATATAGCCATGGTGTTTCAAAACTATGCGCTTTATCCTCACATGACCGTTGCTAAGAATATGGCTTTTTCCCTCATGCTTAAATCAGCACCTCAGGCCGAGGTGGACGAGCGCGTCAAGTATGCCGCTGGGATACTCGGCCTAAGTAATCTCTTGGATCGTTACCCAAGACAGTTATCAGGAGGGCAGCGTCAGCGCGTAGCAATGGGGCGAGCCATAGTTCGCGATCCGCAAGTTTTTTTATTCGATGAACCACTTTCCAATCTCGATGCAAAGCTTCGCGTTGCTATGAGAGCTGAGATCAAGGAGTTGCACCACCGCCTCAAAACAACCACTGTCTATGTTACCCATGATCAAATTGAGGCCATGACGATGGCCGACAAGATCGTCGTCATGCACGATGGACTCGTCGAACAAATCGGCTCGCCGTTGGAGCTATACGACCATCCAAACAATCTATTTGTTGCGGGATTTATCGGCTCGCCTGCAATGAATATGATCAGAGGAACAATCGAAATAGATCATCCCAGCGTATTTGTTGCGGAAGATGGTATGCGGCTCCCGCTGTCACAGTCCTATCCGGGTGCTGCTGGGCGACAACTGATATATGGCTTGCGCCCAGAGTATATCCATCTTGATGCCAGAGGCTTTGAAGCCACTGTCGTCGTCATTGAACCCACCGGTTATGAAACACAGCTCGTGGTGAGCTTTGGTGGAACTGAGAATACATGCATTTTCCGCGAACGTGTGAACGTTCGGCCGGGTGAGAAAATTTCTATTTCCATTGACCCGACAAACACCCATCTATTTGACCAAAACGATGGCACGCGCCTGACATCCTAA